TgatataatcttgacactatcACTGATTATGGCATTATTCTATTTTACATTCTTTTAGGGATGAAAATCtaaaattattaatttattgTCATTCCAgatgctaaacaaggagcacgagAAGGCTGAGGATTCGAAACCAACCGCCATTCCTACTGCTGCTGGGAGCTAAATGTACTTGCGACACATGTTAGCAGGGTTGCGCTCGAACCAAATGCCTTGACCTTGAATGGACATTTTGATGTTTATTTCATGTACGATAAGGTCAACCGCAAGAGACGTTTTACATTGGtctgacctttttttttttttttgtcataccTCATAGTTTTTCTGTAGATCTCGTACTACTTCATGTGATGCATCATGTTCCGTGATGTAGACTTTCTTATGATTGATTTGTAGTAAATCTATGTCATGCAAGCGAGAACCTTTTTGACATGTTGTGGCAATTTCCAACATCGATCGGACCGTTGAGAGGTTGTGGCAAGAGGCGATCTAATCACAAATGAAAGAACAGCCTGATCAAGAGACCTAAGCCGTATTTGAGGCTCAACTGATGGATGCAGTGTTTTAAGGGTTATTTCTAGTTGCCTCAGCCTTTGAACAATAAAATTTGTTGGATAAAGCATAAGAGAAATACAGCGTACAATCCTTGTCATCCGAACTAGTACCTCCTACTCCTGGTTTGATACTTGGATCAGGGGGGAACGCACTTTAGAGCGGAGTATGTATCGTTCTATCATCGATACCGGTACTGATAAGAAGTGGCCGAGCTAGAAAATAAGTATTTATAAACATAATAACATAATTGACCATGTGTAATTAGACTAACACTATATAAATTTATACCTTATAAAGTATTAAACTACTCTCTAATGACATCTACGGTTTTTAGAGTGCTCAGACATACCAGAACACCCAGAAGCCTTTATTGTTGGATCTCGATCGGACGGACCCAAACGGCCACGCGCTGTAGCGTACGGGATCAGGCTCCCCCTTCCGCCGAGATATCCAACCCCTTAACCGGTTCGTTGCTTTCTACCTCGGAGAACCGGAGATCGCCGTCCCTCTCAACCCATCGGCGTGTCCACCAACTGCGCCTTGCCCTGCTCCCGCATGGCCTTCTCCTCTTTCTCGTGGCCGTTTCGCCGCCGGGGTAGCGGCGGCAGGGGTGGCGGCGCAAGCAaatccgccgccgcgcccgaggaggacgaggagctgGGCGTGACCCCGCAGCTCCTGGACTTCCTCCGGACTCTCTCCCCCGACGCCTTCAAGTCCGCCGCCCTCCAGCTCCAAGGCAATTAATCCTCCACCCCCATCCCCTCTCTGTTCTACTGCCCCACTCGGTCTGGCTCGATCCTGATCACGGTGTGCGTTGATCGCAGGAGGCTCCGCGGAGGCGGCCGCCGGCGACCTCACCAGCTGGCAGGAGCGGCATGCCATGCTCGTGCTATCCAAAGCCAAGGTCGGTTGCCCACGGATCTCGTCTTACTGCTCAAGTGTGCTCTCGTCCGTGGAAGATGGCTCTTGGCCGTGAAGTTTGAGCTGCATAGATGTGCTTTGCGTGCAGGAACTCGCCAAGATCCGGTACGATCTATGCCCTCGCCACATGAAGGATAAGCAGTTCTGGAGGGTATACTTCCTGCTCGCCAAGAGTTATATCTCTCCGTAAGCTCTCATCTAAACAGTAGTCCCATGTGCATGTGATGCTCCAGTTGTAGAACTCGGTTAGGTTCTCGGTATTGACCCATTGTTGATCAATGTGCAAAATTAGCTACAGATTTGATATGGAACACGAGCTCACTTAAAAGATAGCATCTCATTTTGCTCTTTTTTACATAATTCAATTGAGTTCTATCTTCTACGCAGTTCATTGTAATCTAATTCATCAATTCGAGGTTATCTATGATATCCTCGATATGGACATAGTATTCTGCTATCCCTGTACATAAACATTCAGCAAGACGAAATTTTGTCTTGTCAGATGTGAGTACATTTGTATATATTCGGAAAAATGGATTTGTGACTGACGAGATCATATTGAAAATAAGGAGTTGTCCATTAACTGTAACATTACATTCCTAGGCAATGCTTCATCCTGAGATAGATGCATGCTATGATTTGTTTACTGTACTTACTATCATGGAATGTTGGAAAGTGATTGTTTTTTACTGCACAAAGTTTTACTGCTTGAAAGATCACATGGAATGCATTTTCAACTACATAGATGGCCTGAAAAATAGGCGAACCCTCCCTGTTTAGGCTAAAAAATTTAATCTGTAAGTTATCTCGAGAATAAGTGAAGCTACGTGTAGGAATGTCTTAACATGAAGCTATGTTGCCGAGCACAAAATGCAAAAGTCAAGGATTGAAATTAACATAATTGGCAATCATGTGGGGTGGTTGACCAAAACTTTTACTGCTGGTTTCTCTGCAGCCCTGCATAGAATGCCCAATTATCTATTCCCAATTTCCCATCAACAGCCCTCTAAAAAATTGAGAGCTGAACTATGGTTGTTTGATGAGCAATTACCATATAGACTTAGCTTCTGCTGCTATATGATTTTCTCTTTTCCTCCTACCAGCTGTCATCGATTATTGACAACATCAATATACACACATTCTGTTTCTGCAGGTACGAGCTACGTGCCATACAGAAAGAAAAGCTAAGAAGGATGGAGACGGAAAATAGCAAGTCAAAAGAAGTTATTACTGTTGAGGTGGAGATGCAGGAATCAAAAGGCAGTAGTCTCTCAAACATCAGAAGTTGATTTAGAATCCCAAACTTCGTAGTTGTAGCTGCTGACAGGATATTAGCCTAGGTGATGCAGGAAGTGATACTTGGTTGATGCCTTCTTTATGATTCCCTCATAGATCAATAGCCCATATATCCAGTTCAAACGTGCAATGCTCTTCAAACTGTTGCACATGTTCATCAGACGATGCATGGCCTGGATGGCTGGATCTGTATTGCAACTCCCACTGGATTGACATTCTGCTGTGTACTTTTGTATCCTGAAATCAAGTAGTAGTTCGTCACGTAGCATGTCCTAATTGTTCAACATAGCCGATGCTTGTTGGCTGTGCACTGGGCCACTAACATGTAAGTTTATGAAAACTTGACTGTAATCTTGATGCGAAGTTCATAAATATTGTACGTTTCATAGAACTTGCTTTTGGGAATTGCGATATGTTTCTACACATGCTTCCAGGCCTGTATGATGAGGCGAAAACCttaatttcttttcctttttctttcgaACTGGCTATCCTCAACTGACATCAATATTCAAGACAACTTCTGTACATTCTAAGTGTCGATTATCATTCCAACTAATCAAGCTATGGTTCTCCAGCAATTCCTAGACATGAAAATGCACTCAGGCACAAACGGACAGCAATGCAGGTTGAACATCGAGCACCCACTTCAGGAAATAAAGAGGTAAAGCACACCCTTAACAGACAACACTCACATCATGCAGATACGGCACCCAATATCACAATTTCTATGTGATGATGTGTCATTAACCAACTACAAAATGTTCTAAAAAATACCTAGAAAACTGTATTAGCATCTGCAACGTAAGACAGCCCATGCAAGCTGCTCTGTAACAAGTAGCTGGCTCAGATTTTGACCTATCATACATTGGATGAGTAGCTCCATAGCCCATATTGGTAGCCAACGAAATTCCTGTTGAGCATTACTCTCAAGCCATGGCATCATAATCATCCAATGCATCATTGTACTCCATGACTCTTTTCTTGATCTTTGAGGAATCCACCCAGGTGATGAAGTCCTCCATGTTCCTGGTTACAAGGAAGGCAGGATCGGTGACCACCTCTGGGCCTACACGCACATGGCCCTGTTCGATGTATGTCACAGCCTCTTTGTGGTGCTCTGCCATCTTAAGCTTCATCATAACTGTTGCAAGTCTTCGCCTAAAATAATTTAGCAAACAATAAGGTAAGTGGAATCTGATGTGTATTGTGATGGAGCGAAAAAGAGAGAGGTCAGCAGGGAGAGAAACCTGCAGAAGGAGCTCACTGAAAGTTTCTCACATTTTAACAAGCTCTTTTTTGTTGAAATTACACCCATATTATACCTGAAATTTAAGAAACTTTGTCAGACTACACAAATGAGTATACAAAGTAGAAACAGAAAATCTGAAAACGGCCAATACTGATTGGACAAGAAATTATATGTTTTTGTCAAATTGAAATAGGTTTAGATATCTGTAACTAAGATGATGCACTAAACCGACACAATAGCATCAGAAATTTAATGACACCCATGCCTGGAAGTGAAAATAACAGTACCGGAACAAAAGCAACCCATTGCCATTTTCGAGGAACAAGCACTAACACCCCACAAGTGATGGCCTATCAGCCTATGACAATTACGTCCAGTACAAATGCCAAAATCGAGAGTCCAACCTCTCTGAGCTAATATAAGCAGTGGCAAAGACTGTTTGCGTAACCTCTCTGAGCTAATTTTCTCTTAATTATATTCTAATGCTCCTGCTTATGTCAGGCCACACGCTCTTATATTAGCTATGCCTGTGGTTGCGGCATATGAATGTGCTAGACATGCTTGTAATGTAAAAGCGTCAGTTTGGCGGGGGACATGTCCTGGTTTCCTGACGCCTCTACTCTGGTCGGACTGTATGTCCGTCCTAAGTTAATATAGCTTTCGGCTTCTACTAAAAAACTCGAGGGACCTAATCTTAATTCTCCGGCTCGGAATTCACATAAGCAATGCATAGAGAAGCTAAGGGCCAAATATGCATTAACTTACAACTTATCGAGCAGCATGTCCGTCGTCTCGATCCTGAAAGGGTCTCTCGGGTCCATCTGCTTGATGATGTTCACTTGCTTCTGCACCATTAGGCATATCCCATTATACCTGCCACCACAAAATTCGAAATTTTGACATGGAATCGCCCGTGATCAAATGCATCGACAAAATCAATCAACAGATTTGTCATTTGCAGTAACCCTACGACTAATACAACACGAGGAGTTGATCCATTTAACGGGCAATCGAGGGGAGGACGCTGGATTGGAAAGTGAGCAGTCGCACTTCTTGTAGTCGTCCCTCTCGACGAGGCGGTAACGCTGCGTGACGTTGCCCTCACGGTGGCCCTTCCCATGCTTGAACTCCAAGAAGTTGGTCTTCTTGAGGAGCTTCTGCTCGTGGAAGGCGAGCTTCCTCATCCTTCACTTCACGCTCGGCCAACCAACGGAGCGAGCAAACCGCGCGCTTAATGATCGGCAGCGAGAGGTGaggccggcggcgggcgggcgggcgggcgggcgggcgtaGTTTGGGCGGCTAGGGCTCGGAGGGACAGGTGGGGCTTCTAACTTCTTGTAACTAACAACGACGAACGAGATGTGGTGAGCTGAGGGCCGTGGGCCTGAAAGGCGGTACATTGGGCCCGGCGCGTGCGACTCGCAACCCCGGTGGGCCGTTTTCACTTTACGTGCCGTTTTCAGTCACAAGACGCGGTGACGGTGCAGCGTACAAAGCTGACAACGAAAAGGGCACTGGCCATCGGCAGGCAGAAGGGGGACCGGCTCAGAATAAAAATGATGCAGTGTTCTAAGTTAGTTTGGATTGGTCTGTTAAAGTCTGGATGTACTTATTTATTAAGCTACATATATTATAGACTGTTATATATAATagatcattaaaaaataaaaataaaaatttaatcgGTGCGATATACACTTATAGTTACAATATGATACGTCTCTGCCTCATGTGCACTCTTAATTTCTGGGTAtgaaaaataaagaagagaaagaacgGTGGCCCTCTTTCCGTCATTGGCTACGGCCATGGTGGCATGCAGCTGTCGCATTGACAAtagtaaaaaaaaggaaataactTGAACACAAATTTGGTCGATTTCTATCGGATTGTAGTAGTGGCTAAAATGCGTTCACAACAGCTCGTCCCGGCCGTGAAACTGAACTGTGTGGCCCCGCACCCGGGCTCCCGACCGCCGGCGTGGGAAAAGGGTAGGACCACGGATAAAGCGGGAAAGGACTACGGCGGCAGGTGATTGGGCAACGCCGTGCGCCGGACCCGTGTCCTCTGCGGAGAACTATAGCGTCGCGCACAGTAGTAATATGGGACGGCCTCCACTATAATACTATAGCAAGTTACTGTTGACACAGTAGTCAGCAGCACCGTGCAGCTTTTGCTGTACTGGTGTTACTGTACCGGTTCATCTAGACTGTTACTGTCCAATCAGACGGTGCAGATTTAGCATTAGCTCTCTGCAATTGCCGCTCCGCTGCAGACGAACCAAGTCGCCGTGGCGGCTGGCCCTCGTCCTTGGGCTACTGGAGTGGGTATCAACACACATGCAGCCGGGACCACGCCCCACCCACAAGCATGCCGAGTCTCAGCAGCAGATCGCGCAGCGCCGCAGGCAGGCCCCGCAGCACAGTGAAAAAAAGTTCACCAACCAGACAGGTTCACGAGTCTCTCTGTGTCTCaatccttctctctctttccccggACTGGATTTTACAGAGCCGTAAACTGTTAATGaaggcggtgaggtgaggtctCGCCGGGCGACTTGCTCGTCTGGATAATGGGATCGCCTCATCTTTGCTGGCAGCTGATAACCTGATCCAATATTATTttcagggaggaggagaaggggaaTCTTTCGCTTGCCATGCTCTGTTCTGTTAAAAATGTAGCCCCATACCGTTATGTGCTAAGAAAAAGATTCCACAAAAGGTAGTGTTAGAAAAAGCTGCAATCCTGTCCCCTATGGTGCCTGGTGATTCACTGCAACTGCGGAACCTGATGGTCTCAGGGAAAAGTACTTTAGTCCCGATCTCAGTAAAGTTACTTGTAGCTTCTAGCTCAAGTGTCAAGTTAACCTTTCATGATGTTGAAAAAAGTTGAGCATAAATTTAGTTGAGCAATCTTtggtaaaacaaaaaaaaaggtttaGTTGAGCAAAACTTATGTTGTGTTACCAATTACTACTAGTAGTATCAACCTATTATTCGGTAGGTGGTGGCTGATAATACCATAATCATTGCGACCAGCCTAGCAATAGGCTAAAGATATATTATAGTGAACTTTTATTAACTCCTACGCCATTCCTTTCtgtgatattttttaaaaaggagaGGAGAGTATGCTTTGTCAAATCCTTTTCTAAGTCTACCCCGGACAATTCGAACTAATAAGAAGTTCCATTTGAAAGATATGCCAAATCATGGGGTAAATAGCCATCACCTTAGAAGGGGGCTTTGAAGATCTGGGTCCTAAATTACCACTCaaaattaagatttttcttTAACAGATATTTCATAATAAATTTTCAGTCGCTTTCACACTTAAGAAGATGGGCTGAAATGGGAGTCAATATTGCTAGCTGCGTAGTAAAATTGAGAATATCAACCTTTTTTTTTGCGTGTGCTTGCACAGTTTTCATAAAGTGTTTTGAGAAAAGTATTTTGTTGGAATGGCTTTCGTACATCAGTAGCCGACTTATGGGCAGAGCTTACTTCCAAAGTTGTTTAATGTCTTCCAAAACCTAGAGATTTTCCTCCGTATAGGTATAGCTTGGGCTCTATAGAGAACGAGGAACACAATGACAATTGAGAATAGGTTCTCCAAAAGGCATGATGCGGTATTGATTCTCGCTCTATCGTTCGTGTAGAAATTAGACATCCTCCTACGTGTTGATAATAAATTGAAGGTGAATGGGGCCTCCGTTCACCTCTGGGAATGGCTGCAGGGCTTCACGCCTAATTCTAGCCCCGTCTATGATATTAACGAGCTATGATCTATTGTTGTCATTATTTGATGTAATTGGACGGTACCTTATAGTCTCAATACAGAAATAATGGTGTGACTGTTTAGATCAATAGTAtccctagttttttttttcttgttctgtTAACTGTATTTTATACTTATAGGAGTGTGAACTTGTTTATTGGCTTTCAATACAAGCGGATGTAATcttcggtaaaaaaaaataataattaaaaagaaTAGTCATCACCCAGAGGTGGATACCGGCAGTGAGTAGAAAGAAACGCAGTTAAAACCATGTGGTTTAGTTCGAAGTTGCAAGGTTGCAGTGCAACTGAGTCACTGATAAGGGTAGGAATGAATATTTTCACTTGCAATGCTGGCCGAATCGCAGTAGTACATGTATTTACAGTGGAGGATTATTAAGtgagagggaaaaaaaagaaaaaacaaatctTCGCCACTAAATTTTCCCGGATTTTGACAAGGGAATGAATGGATGACTAGACTTGACTGTCTAAAAATCCGGAGACTTTCTCAGCCATCTCACTTCACCGCCTCCGGCCGGCCGCACTCATCTTGCTTGTTTCCGTCGCGTCTCAGCTCCTCTCGAGTGGAAATGGAGGGAGCGAGAccgaaaaggagaagaaaagaaaagaaaaaagaacaggAGTGCTTCACCACACCGCCTTGTCGGCGGGGATGCCGTGGAGGAGCGGGagcgcctcgccggcggcggcgcagcagCAGGAGAGCGCGCCGCTCTTGATGTCTTCCAGGGTCACGGACCGGGACGCCTTGGACGGGGAGGAGAGGTAGCGGAGGACGTGCTCGAAGAGCCCCTCGTCGCAGGGGAGCGCGATGGGGCCGCTGCAGGCGCCGGAGGGGAAGCCGtactcctcctccgcctgccGGAGCAGCTCCCGGAACACCGGGTGGTTAAGGTGTGCCGCCCGCACCACGAACCGCCGCGACGCGCCGCCGACGCACACCGCCACATGCCCCGCCGGAACCACCGACTCccctgccgccaccgccgcgcgcgccgcggcgcgGGACCGCCACCGCCGCATCGTCTGCCGGAGCCAGACGATGTAGCGGATCTTGCTGCTGCATTTGGCCATCGGCGTCCGCGGTTGGGCTGCGGCCGTGGAAGAGTTAGCTGCGTGGCTGTTGCTCGCTCGTACTTGGGTTAATCAATGGCGCGGGAGAGGGCGGGCGAGTGCgagctggtgctggtgctggtgctggaaTGGAGCCGGCTCTTGGAGGGGGACGGGGCGGGAGGCTTTATAGGGAGGGGTCCCTTGGCGAAATGGGGGTTTTGCCTTTCCGGTCGTCCAGTTGGCCCAGCATAAATTATATGCATGAAGGCGATGGGACTTTATTCAGCTAGCAGTATTATTGCACTcctttaaaaatacattttcggtcataaatatataatattttagaCAAGATATGATCTTTGATATATAGTTttgactatttttttattaaagtatatttataaaatctattgaatATGTGATATTATGTAAATATCTTTTAAGATAAAATTACACATATCATTTTAaggtttttaaactaaatatttttaaaagctACCGCTAGTCAGAGTTTTAAAAGTTAGattaaagtttttttaaaataacatgtatttatgatcagAAAGAGtacaagtgatttttttttatctcctctTGTGTGAATTTTCaatgtgtgtgtttttttcCAGCTGGACAAATCTGTATAGATTACTTCTATGATAGAGTGTTTTGTTAGTACTTTGGTAGTTTAAAAGAGAAAAACGAAACCATAAGACACATGTCAGTGATTTTCCAACATCAGTTTTGAGATATATAGTAGTTGAGGTATAGTCAAATGCCATTTTAAGAAACACCTCTCCAGCTACTTAACTTggtcttttttatttattttcatgcaaCTAATGGCCGGTTTATTTCAACTTTGAATTGTAAAAAGTAGTTTTTAATtatggattgtgaaaagctgaaGGACTAAAAGATAAGGGTTGTTTGGCTACTGGATTGTGAGAGGATTATATGGCAGCTTATGTTTTGCAATGTTTGTAATACCTTTAGTTTTTGTGTAGTACATATTTCACCTATTTATTCCTTtgtatctattttaaaatacaAATTTGCATATAATTTACCTTTTCTCTCCTCAAATCAAAGACAGCTGCTCACATAGTACTACCACGGCACACATTGCTTCCTCTTGGAACATCTTCCATCACTGGTCGACGTGTTGATAGTGTTCTAACCGTCAGTCTGTGAagccatcaccaccaccatgctTGTCTCGACCGTGGAGTcccattttgctattttctAGGACACCTCGGCTAGTACCATGCCGTTGGCTCAAGCTTCGGAGCTCATCCATGGCAAGTAAGGAAAGGAGAACAAGCTCTTGTGCTCTCTTCCCGTACGTCCTCCTACGCCGCCGTGCTATCTTGACCTGTGCGCATCGATCGCCAGCCACCCACGCGTGCCACGCCGCCTCCTATTGCGCCACTCCGACCTCCCTGCTGGTGAGCTTCCCTTCCCCTCCGTCCATCTTTCACCCGCACCCCTCTACACCATTGCACTGTGCCGCGCATCCCACCCACATGTCGTCATCGTGCGCACAGCCGCACACGCTATGATGCCACCGTCCCGATAGCCCGAGGCCGCCACTACTCTGCCTTTGATGCCACCACGCAGCCAAGGGAACGAAGCGGGTGTGCTTGGCTCC
This genomic window from Phragmites australis chromosome 7, lpPhrAust1.1, whole genome shotgun sequence contains:
- the LOC133923699 gene encoding indole-3-acetic acid-induced protein ARG7-like, with the protein product MAKCSSKIRYIVWLRQTMRRWRSRAAARAAVAAGESVVPAGHVAVCVGGASRRFVVRAAHLNHPVFRELLRQAEEEYGFPSGACSGPIALPCDEGLFEHVLRYLSSPSKASRSVTLEDIKSGALSCCCAAAGEALPLLHGIPADKAVW
- the LOC133925175 gene encoding uncharacterized protein LOC133925175; this translates as MAFSSFSWPFRRRGSGGRGGGASKSAAAPEEDEELGVTPQLLDFLRTLSPDAFKSAALQLQGGSAEAAAGDLTSWQERHAMLVLSKAKELAKIRYDLCPRHMKDKQFWRVYFLLAKSYISPYELRAIQKEKLRRMETENSKSKEVITVEVEMQESKGSSLSNIRS
- the LOC133925174 gene encoding uncharacterized protein LOC133925174 — translated: MRKLAFHEQKLLKKTNFLEFKHGKGHREGNVTQRYRLVERDDYKKYNGICLMVQKQVNIIKQMDPRDPFRIETTDMLLDKLYNMGVISTKKSLLKCEKLSVSSFCRRRLATVMMKLKMAEHHKEAVTYIEQGHVRVGPEVVTDPAFLVTRNMEDFITWVDSSKIKKRVMEYNDALDDYDAMA